A genomic segment from Lignipirellula cremea encodes:
- a CDS encoding DUF1549 domain-containing protein, translated as MIPRSTVVGSLFATALLAACFSPPLHADQPLLERDVLPILTKNCMGCHGGLRKHGGLDLRTVPAMLAGGDSGPAIVAGNAAKSDLWAKIASDEMPEGDDREKLTAEEKATIKAWIDAGLPTVSALHKNVDSLLSINQQHEPQEVARTIDRHIDAFLAAAKLAPAGRSDDVEFMRRLYLDLTGRTPTAEQAIEFLESNEPNKREMLIDQLLARPEFGQQFGRTWRDWVSPPELPSDQNGGAQPYKQADEFGRWLGDKFTAGESWDKITRDVLTVQGEIKKQPQVIFFGLVGQGGKTTPDGTAQAVASLFMGVQMQCSRCHDDPYRDWSQQEHWGLAAFFGQSQGDFNKIEIGKGPSKTPGEITIPNTAFKNSGTVVQTAFLHGEAFKAGNDGDLRQPFVDWLTAQDNPYFARAFANRLWFYLFARGIVNPIDDFRELNPPSHPGLMKLLAAEFTASGYDIKHLFRCVCTSQAYQRTSWVSPGTDEQERLALTTAFGRMPLRVMTADRFLDSLKLAYGEEKEFDLRGGDRINTTGQAATVGDAYLEFHRRFGTNEEDAADFTHGIAQMLTLINHPRLLAGGKAIDEYLKRTPDAAPEQVVERLYLSTLSRRPNDDELADAMKYLRKIDDKTKAYNGVLWMLVNRSEFILVR; from the coding sequence GTGATTCCAAGATCAACCGTCGTCGGGAGCTTGTTCGCAACAGCATTGCTCGCCGCATGTTTTTCGCCGCCTTTGCACGCCGACCAGCCGCTGCTCGAGCGTGACGTGCTGCCGATTCTCACCAAGAATTGTATGGGCTGTCACGGAGGTCTGCGCAAACATGGCGGACTCGACTTGCGAACGGTCCCGGCGATGCTTGCCGGCGGTGACTCGGGGCCAGCGATTGTCGCGGGTAATGCAGCGAAGAGCGATCTGTGGGCCAAGATCGCTTCGGACGAGATGCCCGAAGGAGACGACCGCGAGAAACTGACGGCAGAAGAAAAAGCCACGATCAAAGCCTGGATCGACGCGGGGTTGCCGACCGTATCCGCGCTTCACAAGAATGTGGATTCGCTGCTCTCTATTAACCAGCAGCACGAGCCGCAGGAAGTGGCTCGCACCATTGATCGGCATATCGACGCCTTTCTGGCGGCGGCGAAGTTGGCGCCGGCCGGGCGGAGCGACGATGTGGAATTCATGCGGCGGCTGTATCTCGACCTGACGGGGCGGACGCCGACTGCCGAACAAGCGATCGAGTTTCTCGAAAGCAACGAACCGAACAAGCGCGAAATGCTCATCGATCAGCTACTGGCCAGACCGGAGTTTGGCCAGCAGTTCGGTCGAACGTGGCGAGATTGGGTCTCTCCGCCCGAATTGCCCTCGGATCAGAACGGCGGCGCTCAGCCTTATAAACAAGCTGACGAATTTGGCCGGTGGCTGGGAGATAAATTCACCGCGGGCGAGTCGTGGGACAAAATCACGCGCGACGTTCTAACTGTTCAAGGCGAGATCAAAAAACAACCGCAAGTGATCTTCTTTGGACTCGTTGGCCAGGGCGGCAAGACCACCCCGGATGGAACCGCCCAGGCCGTCGCGTCCTTGTTCATGGGCGTACAGATGCAGTGTTCCCGCTGCCACGACGATCCGTATCGCGACTGGTCGCAACAAGAGCATTGGGGGCTGGCGGCGTTTTTCGGTCAATCGCAAGGCGACTTCAACAAGATCGAGATCGGCAAGGGCCCCAGCAAGACCCCCGGCGAAATCACCATTCCGAATACCGCATTTAAGAATTCGGGCACGGTCGTGCAGACGGCCTTCCTCCACGGCGAAGCTTTTAAAGCAGGAAACGACGGCGACCTGCGTCAGCCGTTTGTGGATTGGCTGACCGCCCAGGACAACCCGTACTTTGCTCGAGCCTTTGCCAATCGGCTCTGGTTCTATCTGTTCGCGCGCGGGATCGTGAATCCGATCGACGACTTTCGCGAGTTGAATCCGCCGTCGCATCCGGGTTTGATGAAGCTGCTGGCGGCCGAATTTACGGCTTCCGGCTACGATATCAAGCACTTGTTTCGTTGCGTCTGCACTTCACAAGCGTACCAACGGACGAGTTGGGTGAGCCCCGGGACCGACGAGCAAGAACGGCTTGCGTTGACCACGGCCTTCGGCCGGATGCCCCTGCGCGTGATGACTGCGGACCGATTTCTCGATTCGCTCAAGTTGGCTTACGGCGAAGAGAAGGAATTCGACTTGCGCGGCGGCGATCGGATCAACACGACGGGCCAGGCAGCCACCGTCGGCGACGCCTATCTGGAGTTTCATCGACGCTTCGGAACCAACGAAGAGGACGCCGCTGACTTCACCCACGGCATCGCCCAGATGCTGACGCTGATCAACCACCCGCGTCTGCTCGCTGGCGGCAAGGCGATCGACGAGTACCTGAAACGCACGCCTGACGCCGCGCCCGAACAGGTGGTGGAGCGGCTGTATTTAAGCACCTTGTCGCGCCGGCCGAATGACGACGAACTGGCGGATGCGATGAAGTACCTCCGCAAAATCGACGACAAAACCAAGGCGTATAACGGCGTGCTGTGGATGCTGGTCAATCGAAGCGAATTTATTCTGGTGCGATAA
- a CDS encoding Gfo/Idh/MocA family oxidoreductase yields the protein MMVNQRKHPQSVSRRTFVAGAAAGLTAPMIVSPHVLGGPNKTPPSDEFGGALIGCGGRGKGTFGCLGPGVRLLAECDVKFQDRADNKTIYSDFRRLLERDDIDVVAIATHPGWHALISIAAMEAGKDVVCEKPMCRFISEGRAVAEAEKRYGRVFQIEKKGGYNPSKTRKIFESGLLKQCDSVYIQRGGFKVKGWSGKVAYKIDNIPANLDWDMYCGPAPLRPFNKHRNGGSHRGYWDYEGGGLGDMAHHHLHAMAYEYGRDLTSPVEIIPYAPPAHPEACGLWGWCELKYADGFTLVLESGEWGKPYDRLQQQHTSEGDLLKMLSEADRKKLDELPEPERLPFFPEAIRTRRQTASHAERSHRVATIYHLANAAFRCGRPLKFDPDTEQIVGDEEANRLVNQPMRAPWRL from the coding sequence ATGATGGTCAACCAGCGGAAGCACCCCCAAAGCGTCTCTCGCCGAACCTTCGTCGCCGGCGCGGCGGCCGGTCTTACGGCGCCGATGATCGTATCGCCGCATGTGCTGGGCGGACCGAACAAAACTCCTCCCAGCGACGAATTCGGGGGCGCATTGATCGGCTGCGGCGGAAGGGGTAAAGGCACGTTCGGGTGTCTCGGGCCGGGCGTTCGCCTGCTGGCCGAGTGCGACGTGAAGTTCCAGGACCGCGCCGACAACAAAACGATTTACAGCGACTTCCGCCGGTTGCTCGAGCGCGATGACATCGACGTCGTCGCGATCGCCACGCATCCAGGCTGGCACGCGTTGATCTCCATTGCCGCGATGGAAGCCGGCAAAGACGTCGTGTGCGAAAAGCCGATGTGCCGATTCATTTCAGAAGGCCGGGCCGTCGCCGAAGCCGAGAAACGCTACGGCCGGGTTTTTCAGATCGAAAAAAAGGGCGGATACAATCCCAGCAAGACCCGCAAGATCTTCGAAAGCGGGCTACTGAAGCAATGCGACTCGGTCTATATCCAACGCGGCGGCTTCAAGGTCAAAGGCTGGAGCGGCAAAGTCGCGTACAAGATCGACAACATTCCGGCGAATCTCGACTGGGACATGTATTGCGGGCCCGCTCCGTTGCGTCCCTTCAACAAACATCGAAACGGCGGCAGCCACCGTGGCTATTGGGATTACGAAGGCGGCGGTCTGGGCGATATGGCTCACCATCATCTGCACGCCATGGCCTATGAATACGGCCGCGATCTGACTTCACCCGTCGAGATCATTCCTTACGCTCCGCCGGCGCACCCCGAGGCTTGCGGTCTGTGGGGCTGGTGCGAATTAAAGTACGCCGACGGTTTTACGCTGGTGCTGGAAAGCGGCGAGTGGGGCAAACCTTACGATCGGCTGCAGCAGCAACATACGAGCGAAGGCGATCTGCTAAAGATGCTCAGCGAAGCGGACCGGAAGAAGTTGGACGAACTGCCCGAACCAGAGCGTCTGCCGTTTTTCCCCGAGGCGATCCGGACGCGGCGACAGACCGCCAGTCACGCCGAGAGATCGCACCGCGTCGCCACGATTTACCATCTGGCCAATGCAGCGTTCCGCTGCGGTCGGCCGCTGAAGTTCGATCCGGATACGGAACAAATCGTCGGCGACGAAGAAGCCAATCGCTTGGTCAACCAGCCGATGCGGGCCCCGTGGAGGCTGTAG
- a CDS encoding HEAT repeat domain-containing protein, which produces MAVTEQLKSLVEEMPDPNGAGMYTDNIDQEKIEKAVEVIAKGGRQNLLGLIEMLGEPGAQENAKPHYALHCVVNHTLITRDEPLRKEFCEAMASQLQNMNLHPYNRSYLCQELQWAGREESCSALGEVLLDPDISDDAATALAAIGGERAAAQIRDAVGQAEGKSRLNLIDALAALTEPASADTFQEALQDKDREVRIAASLGLASLGQPDSAEPLLKAADAAQGWERTQLTKSCLVLAEKLAAGGKPNDAKRVYEHLQKARLGDNEQHIRDAAERGLAAIG; this is translated from the coding sequence ATGGCAGTGACCGAACAACTGAAGAGTCTCGTCGAAGAAATGCCCGATCCCAACGGGGCCGGCATGTACACCGACAACATCGATCAGGAAAAGATCGAAAAGGCCGTGGAGGTAATCGCCAAAGGCGGCCGGCAAAATCTGCTCGGCCTGATCGAAATGCTTGGCGAGCCCGGCGCCCAGGAAAACGCCAAGCCGCATTACGCATTGCACTGCGTCGTCAACCATACGTTGATCACGCGGGACGAGCCGCTCCGCAAGGAGTTCTGCGAAGCAATGGCGTCGCAATTGCAAAACATGAATCTGCATCCGTATAACCGCTCCTACCTTTGTCAGGAGCTGCAATGGGCCGGTCGCGAAGAGTCCTGTTCCGCGCTGGGCGAGGTGCTGCTCGATCCCGACATAAGCGACGACGCCGCCACGGCGCTGGCGGCGATCGGCGGCGAGCGGGCCGCGGCGCAAATTCGCGACGCCGTGGGTCAGGCAGAAGGCAAATCGCGATTGAACCTGATCGACGCGCTAGCTGCGCTGACCGAACCTGCATCGGCCGACACGTTTCAAGAGGCGCTCCAAGACAAGGACCGCGAAGTGCGCATCGCCGCTTCGTTGGGACTGGCCAGCCTTGGCCAACCCGACTCTGCCGAACCGCTGCTGAAGGCGGCCGATGCGGCTCAGGGCTGGGAACGCACCCAACTCACGAAATCCTGCCTGGTGCTGGCGGAGAAATTGGCCGCCGGAGGCAAGCCGAACGACGCGAAGCGCGTCTACGAACATTTGCAGAAAGCGCGATTGGGCGACAACGAGCAGCACATTCGCGACGCCGCCGAACGCGGCCTGGCGGCGATTGGCTGA
- a CDS encoding leucine-rich repeat domain-containing protein has product MQRIEELGGAVRYIAANSNALEVDFQFARDGLSDDHLRYVGALENVETLRLQGASITDAGLIHVGKLAALRRLYLNQTSISDAGMAQIVTLLELEFLNLYGTAVSDEGIRRLDRLPKLTSLIVGDTQVTSGGIAAIQRAAPQLKIVPDPAEDHRRAKIVLAVAQRLLARSEEDLTARQRDVEELAPRAGEFKQQEEAAKKQFEDARKSAEESRRKQDDAQRVADEVKKQLGELNRRSGDAQRAAEEADKRAKEKPDDNNLQRQAEPKLREAAAAKKLFEQAEKQYEDAQRSYDAAKQRFEEAQTKADDAQVQYEEARELSERARNAKKNLEDAQKVLDGARLRVANAERLSTDAP; this is encoded by the coding sequence GTGCAGCGGATCGAAGAACTGGGCGGCGCAGTGCGCTACATTGCAGCCAACAGCAATGCCTTGGAGGTCGATTTTCAGTTCGCTCGGGACGGTCTCAGCGACGACCATCTACGTTATGTCGGTGCGCTGGAAAACGTGGAGACGCTGCGTCTCCAAGGCGCCTCCATCACCGACGCGGGACTGATTCACGTTGGCAAACTCGCCGCTCTGCGACGACTCTATCTGAATCAGACCTCCATATCCGACGCGGGCATGGCTCAGATCGTGACCTTGCTGGAACTCGAGTTTCTGAATCTTTACGGTACGGCGGTCAGCGACGAGGGAATCCGGCGACTCGACCGCCTGCCGAAGCTAACCAGTCTGATTGTCGGCGACACCCAGGTCACCTCCGGCGGAATCGCAGCGATCCAGAGAGCGGCGCCGCAACTAAAAATTGTTCCTGACCCGGCGGAAGATCATCGCCGGGCCAAAATCGTGCTGGCCGTCGCCCAGAGACTGCTCGCCAGATCCGAGGAAGACCTGACCGCCAGGCAGCGCGACGTGGAAGAGCTTGCCCCGCGCGCCGGAGAGTTCAAGCAACAAGAGGAAGCCGCCAAAAAACAATTCGAGGATGCGCGGAAGAGCGCCGAGGAGTCTCGACGAAAGCAAGACGACGCCCAAAGAGTCGCCGACGAAGTGAAGAAACAACTCGGCGAGTTGAACCGACGATCCGGCGACGCCCAGCGCGCGGCGGAAGAAGCCGACAAGCGGGCGAAGGAAAAGCCGGACGACAACAATTTGCAACGACAGGCCGAGCCAAAACTGCGCGAAGCCGCCGCGGCGAAGAAACTTTTCGAACAAGCAGAGAAGCAGTACGAAGACGCTCAGCGAAGTTACGACGCAGCCAAGCAGCGTTTCGAAGAAGCCCAGACGAAAGCCGACGACGCGCAGGTCCAATACGAAGAGGCCCGAGAACTTTCCGAGCGCGCGCGAAACGCCAAGAAAAATCTCGAAGACGCTCAAAAGGTTCTTGACGGGGCTCGTCTGCGAGTTGCAAACGCCGAGCGACTTTCGACTGACGCACCGTAG
- a CDS encoding DUF1501 domain-containing protein: MRYLRETLPRRDWLKLSAAGLLSGASVPWFESLARAAIKRPRGKACILLWMDGGPSQQHTFDPKPKGEFKSMSTSVPGIHIVEQLPQLAQSMEDLAIVRSMSTEINGHYDAKYFLHTGYKRTTAFEHPSIGSIASSQIGLPDDDMPAFVTVDAGFDRADGGRLYRSVPAYLGPTHAPLAVLDPSEGLENLTPSGDDIDARLELLAGGEQRFAERYALPAVGAKQSAFNRAVRLMHSKRSRAFRLDEEPEKLREAYGQHKFGQSCLLARRLVEAGVSFVEVIHRGWDDHSGAAKPIAARAPWMDAGMATLIRDLKQRGMLDDTLVVWMGEFGRSPGNGAGHFCRAWSSVFAGGGLNTGQVIGKTSEDGKNPGNDIVDRPVSAPDFMATLCLALGMDIHQEFLAPGLRPIPLVEKTAKPILELLG; this comes from the coding sequence ATGCGATACCTGAGGGAAACTCTTCCACGCCGCGACTGGTTGAAACTTTCAGCCGCCGGCTTGCTGTCTGGCGCCTCGGTTCCCTGGTTCGAGTCGCTTGCCCGCGCCGCCATCAAGCGCCCTCGCGGCAAAGCGTGCATCTTGCTGTGGATGGACGGCGGCCCCAGCCAACAGCATACGTTCGATCCCAAACCGAAGGGCGAGTTCAAGTCGATGTCCACCTCGGTGCCGGGCATCCACATTGTCGAACAATTACCGCAACTCGCGCAGAGCATGGAGGACCTGGCGATCGTGCGGTCGATGTCCACCGAGATTAACGGACATTATGACGCCAAGTACTTCCTGCACACGGGCTACAAGCGCACGACGGCTTTTGAGCACCCGTCCATCGGCAGTATTGCCTCGTCGCAGATCGGCCTGCCGGACGACGATATGCCGGCGTTTGTCACTGTCGACGCCGGGTTCGACCGCGCCGACGGCGGACGACTCTATCGCAGCGTTCCCGCGTACCTGGGCCCCACCCACGCGCCGTTGGCCGTCCTCGATCCGAGCGAAGGTTTAGAGAACTTGACGCCCAGCGGCGACGATATCGATGCGCGACTGGAATTGTTGGCCGGCGGAGAGCAGCGGTTCGCCGAGCGTTACGCCTTGCCAGCCGTCGGCGCCAAACAATCGGCCTTTAATCGCGCGGTTCGGCTGATGCACTCCAAACGATCGCGCGCCTTTCGACTGGACGAAGAGCCGGAGAAACTGCGCGAAGCGTACGGTCAACACAAGTTCGGCCAGTCCTGCTTGCTCGCCCGACGCCTGGTGGAGGCGGGAGTTTCCTTCGTCGAAGTGATCCATCGCGGCTGGGACGATCACAGTGGGGCCGCCAAACCGATTGCCGCGCGAGCCCCTTGGATGGACGCAGGCATGGCGACGCTGATTCGCGACTTGAAGCAGCGCGGCATGTTGGACGACACGCTTGTCGTGTGGATGGGCGAATTTGGTCGTTCGCCTGGCAACGGTGCGGGGCACTTCTGCCGCGCCTGGAGCAGTGTGTTCGCCGGCGGCGGCCTGAACACGGGTCAGGTCATCGGAAAGACCAGCGAGGACGGGAAGAATCCCGGCAACGACATCGTCGATCGTCCCGTCAGCGCGCCGGACTTCATGGCCACCCTTTGCCTGGCGCTCGGAATGGACATCCATCAGGAGTTTCTCGCCCCGGGTCTACGCCCTATTCCACTCGTTGAGAAAACGGCCAAACCGATTTTAGAACTCCTTGGCTAA
- a CDS encoding 3-keto-disaccharide hydrolase produces MYRRAIFCVTLAILMVPADFSSAQVNDTALSEAENVPPKGFRALFNGRDLKGWKSRGDASEHYSVQDGVLAYDGQGSSLMTVDEFDNFILFVDWKAGDKGNSGVFLRGGATQVELNNADGPPRTIWNGTTGGLYPDKPPLKRAARPAGEWNRLEIRVENGVISVFTNQEKTIDRFAKEWGKRTQGPIGFQHHGTPFWIKKVFIQPLTTP; encoded by the coding sequence ATGTATCGCCGTGCTATTTTTTGCGTGACGCTCGCAATCCTGATGGTCCCAGCAGATTTTTCATCCGCACAGGTCAACGATACGGCTCTTTCCGAGGCGGAAAATGTCCCGCCGAAAGGCTTTCGCGCGCTGTTTAACGGACGTGATCTCAAGGGCTGGAAGTCGCGTGGCGATGCATCCGAGCACTATTCGGTGCAGGACGGCGTACTGGCGTACGACGGTCAAGGCTCCAGTCTGATGACGGTCGACGAGTTTGACAATTTCATCCTCTTCGTCGATTGGAAAGCAGGCGACAAAGGAAACAGCGGCGTCTTTCTACGTGGCGGAGCGACGCAAGTCGAGTTGAATAACGCCGACGGGCCGCCGCGCACCATTTGGAACGGCACGACGGGCGGACTCTACCCGGACAAACCGCCCCTGAAACGCGCGGCACGCCCAGCAGGCGAGTGGAACCGGCTAGAGATTCGCGTGGAGAACGGCGTCATCAGCGTGTTTACTAACCAGGAAAAAACGATCGACAGATTTGCCAAAGAATGGGGAAAACGCACTCAAGGGCCGATTGGTTTCCAGCATCACGGCACGCCGTTTTGGATCAAGAAGGTGTTCATCCAACCTCTCACCACTCCATGA